One region of Bacillus pumilus genomic DNA includes:
- a CDS encoding M24 family metallopeptidase, with protein sequence MMKLEKLRTLLSELEIDGLVITSSFNLQYMTSFTGSAGLAVVSKDRAAFITDFRYTEQAKDQVKGFDIIEHKGNIVETAAQTAKEFGIKRLGFEQNHMTFATYQQYAGKAGDIELVPVSESVEKLRLIKSSEEIKILEEAAKIADHAFDHILTYIKPGLTEIAVMNELEFFMRKEGAEGSSFDMIVASGVRSSLPHGRASEKVIESGDLVTLDFGAYYKGYCSDMTRTIAVGTPSDKLKEIYHIVLEAENAGVDRIKPGLTGKEADRITRDIIEKYGYGQYFGHSTGHGLGMEVHEAPGLSSRSEVVLEKGMVVTVEPGIYLPDVGGVRIEDDIVLTADGNKRLTHSPKELIIL encoded by the coding sequence ATCATGAAACTTGAAAAGTTAAGAACACTTTTATCTGAATTAGAGATCGATGGTCTAGTCATTACGAGCAGCTTTAATTTACAGTACATGACCAGCTTTACTGGCTCAGCCGGTCTCGCCGTTGTTTCAAAGGACCGGGCAGCTTTTATCACGGATTTCCGTTATACAGAGCAAGCGAAGGACCAAGTAAAAGGCTTCGACATTATTGAACATAAAGGAAACATCGTAGAAACCGCAGCTCAAACGGCAAAGGAATTTGGGATCAAACGCCTTGGGTTTGAACAAAACCATATGACATTTGCCACTTACCAGCAGTATGCAGGTAAAGCAGGTGATATTGAGCTTGTTCCGGTCTCAGAATCAGTTGAAAAGTTGCGCTTGATTAAGTCTAGTGAAGAGATTAAGATATTAGAGGAAGCTGCGAAGATTGCAGATCACGCCTTTGATCATATTCTCACTTACATCAAGCCGGGCTTGACGGAAATTGCTGTCATGAACGAGCTTGAATTTTTCATGAGAAAAGAAGGCGCTGAAGGATCTTCATTCGATATGATTGTCGCCTCAGGTGTTCGTTCAAGCCTGCCGCACGGAAGAGCGAGTGAAAAGGTGATTGAATCTGGTGATTTAGTCACACTCGATTTCGGTGCTTACTATAAAGGATATTGCTCTGATATGACAAGAACGATCGCTGTTGGCACACCGAGCGATAAGCTAAAGGAAATTTATCATATCGTATTAGAAGCAGAAAACGCTGGTGTGGATAGAATCAAGCCTGGCTTAACAGGAAAAGAAGCTGATCGCATCACACGTGACATCATTGAAAAGTATGGCTATGGTCAATACTTTGGGCATTCAACTGGCCACGGGCTAGGGATGGAAGTGCATGAAGCGCCAGGCCTTTCCTCACGATCAGAGGTCGTCTTAGAAAAAGGAATGGTCGTGACAGTTGAGCCGGGAATTTACTTACCGGATGTCGGCGGCGTGAGAATTGAGGATGATATTGTCCTGACAGCTGACGGCAATAAACGATT
- the mntR gene encoding transcriptional regulator MntR has translation MTTPSMEDYIEQIYMLIEEKGYARVSDIAEALAVHPSSVTKMVQKLDKDEYLIYEKYRGLILTPKGKKIGKRLVYRHELLEQFLRIIGVDEEKIYDDVEGIEHHLSWNSIDRIGDLVQFFEENDERSVQLKAIQKKNEQTNQES, from the coding sequence ATGACTACACCTAGTATGGAAGATTACATTGAACAAATATATATGCTGATAGAAGAAAAAGGATATGCCAGAGTCTCTGATATTGCAGAAGCACTCGCTGTCCATCCCTCCTCTGTAACAAAAATGGTTCAGAAGCTAGATAAAGATGAATACCTCATTTATGAGAAGTATCGTGGTCTAATTTTAACCCCGAAAGGCAAAAAAATTGGAAAACGTCTCGTATACAGACATGAACTGCTAGAGCAATTTTTAAGAATCATTGGTGTAGACGAAGAGAAAATTTATGATGATGTAGAAGGCATTGAACATCATCTCAGCTGGAACAGCATTGACCGCATCGGCGATCTCGTTCAATTCTTTGAAGAAAACGACGAGCGATCTGTTCAGCTGAAAGCGATTCAAAAGAAAAACGAACAAACAAATCAAGAATCTTAA
- a CDS encoding DUF1385 domain-containing protein — MSNQTKPPAYGGQAVVEGVMFGGKKNYVTAIRRKDQSIEFLKLPRTSNKRTAFLKKIPFVRGVAALVEASANGSKHLNFSSERYDLDPSEDHTLEKEQKSSKLSMIFGIAVIGVLSLLFSKFVFTLVPVFLAELVRPVFSGNFAQIAVETFFKLVLLLGYIYFISMTPLIKRVFQYHGAEHKVINCYEQNLDITVENVQKQSRLHYRCGSSFILFTVIVGMFVYLLVPTDPLWVRVLNRLALIPVVLGISFEVLQLTNKLREVPVLKALGYPGLWLQLLTTKEPSDDQVEVAIASFNELLRLEEASEKQASDSAHQVI; from the coding sequence ATGTCCAATCAAACAAAACCTCCAGCATATGGAGGGCAGGCAGTTGTCGAAGGTGTCATGTTCGGAGGTAAAAAGAACTATGTGACAGCGATTCGGCGTAAGGATCAGTCCATTGAGTTTTTAAAGCTTCCCCGGACCTCCAATAAACGAACCGCCTTTCTCAAGAAAATCCCCTTTGTCAGGGGTGTTGCTGCACTTGTTGAAGCAAGCGCAAATGGCAGTAAGCACTTGAACTTCTCCAGCGAGCGCTATGACTTAGATCCTTCAGAAGATCATACTCTTGAAAAAGAACAAAAAAGCTCGAAATTATCTATGATTTTCGGCATTGCTGTGATCGGAGTTCTCTCTCTTCTCTTTAGTAAATTTGTCTTTACCCTAGTACCTGTCTTTTTAGCTGAACTTGTGCGGCCCGTCTTTTCAGGGAATTTCGCACAAATCGCAGTGGAAACATTCTTTAAACTGGTCCTGTTATTAGGCTATATTTACTTTATTTCCATGACCCCTTTAATTAAAAGGGTATTTCAATATCATGGCGCAGAACATAAAGTCATAAACTGCTATGAACAGAATCTTGACATCACAGTGGAAAATGTCCAAAAACAATCACGGCTTCATTATCGATGCGGTAGCAGCTTTATTTTATTCACTGTCATTGTCGGAATGTTCGTCTATTTACTCGTACCGACAGATCCTTTATGGGTGAGAGTTCTGAATCGCTTGGCGCTCATTCCGGTTGTTCTCGGCATTTCATTTGAAGTGCTTCAGCTTACGAACAAACTCCGAGAAGTGCCTGTGCTGAAAGCGCTTGGCTATCCTGGCCTTTGGCTGCAATTGCTCACAACAAAAGAACCCTCTGACGATCAAGTCGAGGTAGCCATTGCAAGTTTTAATGAACTTCTTCGTTTAGAGGAAGCATCTGAGAAACAAGCGTCAGATTCTGCTCATCAAGTGATCTAA
- a CDS encoding YqhR family membrane protein — MKRDEKKNQEEKNQAVQTSSLLARAAATGFVGGVFWGFIGFLTHMFHFSEVSPNMLLQPFVLGEWKKGGLGTFISIVLLGVLSIGAAFIYYGLLKRIKGYWMGLIYGALLWLLVFYVFNPIFPDVKQVQDLQQSTIVTTFCLYILYGMFVGYSISFEYNELTSQKLARALGKKTE; from the coding sequence ATGAAACGTGATGAAAAGAAAAACCAAGAAGAAAAAAATCAGGCTGTACAAACGTCATCGCTGTTGGCAAGAGCAGCTGCGACAGGCTTTGTTGGCGGTGTTTTTTGGGGCTTTATCGGGTTTCTGACCCATATGTTTCATTTCTCAGAGGTGAGTCCCAATATGCTCCTTCAGCCTTTTGTGCTCGGAGAGTGGAAAAAGGGCGGACTTGGTACTTTTATCAGTATTGTACTTTTAGGGGTTTTATCGATCGGAGCAGCCTTTATTTATTATGGGCTTTTGAAACGGATCAAAGGCTATTGGATGGGGCTGATATATGGCGCGCTTTTATGGCTGCTCGTTTTTTACGTATTTAATCCCATTTTCCCAGATGTAAAGCAAGTCCAGGATTTGCAGCAAAGCACCATCGTCACAACATTTTGCCTATATATTTTATACGGCATGTTTGTCGGATACAGTATTTCGTTTGAATATAATGAATTAACGAGTCAAAAGCTTGCGAGGGCACTCGGGAAAAAGACAGAATAA
- a CDS encoding SA1362 family protein, which produces MNRRVHPAFTIIFALGVLGFVYLLTTNPGRLFTMLLSVVIIGAVMFFLFRWLMNRRTGTEGNLYRKAVKQSKRRYQQPKPKTKSQMKNRVTHLRSVPTDHKSKPVLLKKKSQTQLTVIEGKKNKKKNRALF; this is translated from the coding sequence ATGAATCGCCGAGTACATCCTGCTTTTACCATTATTTTCGCTTTAGGTGTTTTGGGATTTGTGTATTTACTCACAACGAATCCAGGCAGACTTTTTACAATGCTGCTATCAGTTGTGATCATTGGAGCGGTTATGTTTTTCCTATTTAGATGGCTGATGAATCGAAGAACTGGAACAGAAGGCAATCTTTATCGTAAAGCAGTCAAACAATCAAAACGTCGCTACCAGCAGCCTAAACCAAAAACGAAAAGCCAGATGAAAAATCGGGTCACTCATTTGCGAAGCGTGCCGACTGACCACAAGTCTAAGCCCGTCCTTCTCAAAAAGAAAAGCCAAACACAGTTAACTGTGATTGAAGGCAAGAAAAACAAAAAGAAGAATCGCGCTTTGTTTTAA
- the aroQ gene encoding type II 3-dehydroquinate dehydratase, which yields MPHFLVLNGPNLNRLGKREPAVYGSKTLTDLETDLFQFAERANIQLTFFQSNHEGDLIDALHEAEDQYDGVVFNPGAFTHYSYALRDAIASISLSVVEVHISNVHKREEFRHHSVLAPVCQGQIVGLGLEGYKLAIRYLVSEGGAVS from the coding sequence ATGCCTCATTTTCTTGTACTGAATGGGCCCAATTTAAATAGGCTTGGCAAAAGAGAGCCGGCTGTTTACGGAAGTAAGACGCTGACAGATTTAGAGACAGATTTGTTCCAGTTTGCAGAAAGAGCCAATATCCAGTTAACGTTCTTTCAATCAAATCACGAAGGAGATTTGATTGATGCGCTCCACGAAGCAGAAGACCAGTACGATGGAGTCGTGTTTAACCCGGGGGCTTTTACACACTACAGCTATGCCCTGAGAGATGCCATTGCAAGTATTTCTTTATCCGTCGTTGAAGTACATATCTCAAACGTTCATAAGAGAGAGGAATTCCGCCATCATTCTGTACTTGCTCCAGTATGCCAAGGGCAAATCGTTGGTCTTGGTTTAGAAGGGTATAAATTGGCGATTCGTTATTTAGTGAGTGAAGGGGGAGCAGTATCATGA
- a CDS encoding patatin-like phospholipase family protein, producing MKIDGVFSGGGIKGAALAGAYEALEARGYQFVRLAGTSAGAIIASLIAAGFTSQEIRELLDEMDEHHLLDRRCQFIPFKMLRWVSIYWRLGLYKGDRLEKWLTDVLKRKGVTVFGDLKKDSLKIVASDLTNGKILVLPDDLPSYGLNPERFSVARAIRMSCSLPYFFEPVKLKSSKGICTIVDGGVLSNFPIWLFAEEKKRPFVGVTLTPNEKERPQHSIRNAFELFGALFETMRGAHDERHIATKHERHVIFIPVEHVIATDFQLMTEKKKALVDLGRQKAEQFLKSWTF from the coding sequence ATGAAGATAGATGGTGTGTTCTCAGGTGGAGGCATTAAAGGGGCAGCACTTGCGGGTGCCTATGAAGCGCTTGAAGCAAGAGGATATCAATTTGTCCGCCTTGCTGGTACAAGTGCTGGAGCGATCATTGCTTCACTCATCGCAGCAGGCTTTACAAGTCAGGAGATTCGGGAGCTTTTAGATGAAATGGATGAACATCACTTGCTTGATAGGAGATGTCAATTCATTCCGTTTAAAATGCTTAGGTGGGTCTCCATTTACTGGCGCCTCGGTCTGTACAAAGGCGACCGGCTGGAAAAATGGCTGACAGATGTGTTGAAACGAAAGGGGGTCACCGTATTTGGGGATCTCAAAAAAGATTCGCTGAAAATTGTTGCCTCTGATTTAACAAATGGGAAAATCCTCGTTCTGCCAGACGACCTTCCTTCATACGGTTTAAATCCAGAGCGCTTTTCTGTTGCAAGGGCAATCCGGATGAGTTGCAGTCTGCCGTATTTTTTCGAGCCTGTCAAACTAAAGTCATCGAAAGGCATTTGTACCATTGTGGATGGAGGCGTGCTTAGCAATTTTCCAATTTGGTTGTTTGCCGAAGAGAAAAAAAGACCATTCGTCGGTGTCACATTAACCCCAAACGAAAAAGAACGCCCTCAACACTCCATCCGCAATGCGTTTGAACTGTTTGGCGCTCTTTTTGAAACGATGCGTGGTGCTCATGACGAAAGACACATTGCCACAAAACACGAACGTCATGTTATTTTTATTCCAGTAGAACACGTCATTGCCACTGATTTTCAGCTGATGACAGAAAAGAAAAAGGCGCTCGTCGATCTAGGCAGACAGAAGGCCGAGCAATTTTTAAAAAGCTGGACATTTTAA